Proteins from a single region of Geothrix sp. PMB-07:
- a CDS encoding chloride channel protein — MAPTVFFREGVGMDTVKRAGFVLWDGVAGSLVGLLAGLASAGFMWLLERVIHLREQHLWLLWLLPLFGVLSAWLYQRFGAASEGGNRLVFDEVIDFQGRVPSRMAPLVLAGTLLSHLGGASVGREGTAVQMGASLARSLGKLQGTKLGSWFRLTESRQRLLLMAGVSGGFGSLFGTPVAGAIFGMEVIAIGKLHYEGLLVCTAASFVGDWVCRGLGAPHARFLVAAQPWSAALGLKLLLFALPVALVAGGFSEAMQALGGWVRARVASPLWRPFLGGLAMIGLVWLFRRTDFLNLGTVWFPAVLQGAAPVPSWAFGAKFLFTVVALGFGFKGGEVTPLFAIGALLGAACAPLLGVPVPYLGALGFAAVFATASNTPIASLLLGAELFGAAFLGPLALICFPAYILVGHRGIYGAHRVQTRKDLAD, encoded by the coding sequence ATGGCGCCTACGGTTTTCTTCCGGGAGGGCGTGGGCATGGATACGGTGAAGCGGGCTGGATTCGTCCTGTGGGATGGGGTGGCGGGTTCTCTCGTGGGTCTGTTGGCAGGGCTTGCCTCGGCGGGTTTCATGTGGCTGCTGGAGCGGGTGATCCACTTGCGGGAACAGCACCTCTGGCTGCTGTGGCTGCTACCTCTATTCGGTGTGTTATCAGCCTGGCTCTATCAGCGATTTGGCGCTGCCTCCGAGGGCGGCAACCGCCTGGTCTTCGATGAGGTGATCGATTTCCAAGGTCGCGTGCCCTCGCGCATGGCGCCGTTGGTGCTTGCGGGCACGCTGCTGTCGCATCTGGGTGGGGCTTCTGTGGGCCGGGAAGGCACGGCGGTGCAAATGGGCGCCAGCCTGGCCCGCAGCCTCGGAAAACTGCAGGGCACCAAGCTGGGTTCCTGGTTCCGGCTGACCGAATCGCGGCAGCGGCTGCTGCTCATGGCGGGCGTGTCTGGCGGTTTCGGTTCGCTGTTCGGAACGCCGGTGGCTGGCGCCATCTTCGGCATGGAGGTCATCGCCATCGGCAAACTGCACTACGAGGGCCTGCTCGTCTGCACGGCAGCTTCCTTCGTGGGCGACTGGGTCTGCCGAGGCCTCGGCGCGCCGCACGCGCGGTTCCTGGTGGCGGCCCAGCCCTGGAGTGCCGCGTTGGGGCTGAAGCTGCTGCTGTTCGCCCTGCCGGTGGCCCTGGTGGCGGGGGGCTTTTCGGAAGCGATGCAGGCACTGGGGGGTTGGGTGCGCGCGCGCGTGGCTTCCCCGTTGTGGCGTCCCTTCCTGGGTGGTCTGGCCATGATTGGCCTGGTCTGGCTGTTCCGCCGCACGGATTTCCTCAACCTGGGCACCGTCTGGTTTCCGGCGGTACTCCAGGGCGCGGCGCCGGTGCCATCCTGGGCCTTCGGGGCCAAGTTCCTGTTCACGGTGGTGGCCCTGGGTTTTGGCTTCAAGGGCGGTGAGGTGACGCCTCTCTTCGCCATCGGCGCCCTGCTGGGGGCGGCCTGCGCGCCTCTGTTGGGCGTGCCCGTGCCCTACCTCGGCGCCCTGGGTTTCGCGGCAGTGTTCGCCACGGCCAGCAACACGCCCATCGCCTCGCTGCTGCTGGGTGCGGAACTCTTCGGAGCGGCCTTCCTCGGCCCCTTGGCCCTCATCTGCTTCCCGGCCTACATCCTGGTAGGACATCGGGGCATCTACGGCGCGCATCGGGTGCAGACCCGCAAGGATTTGGCGGATTGA
- a CDS encoding cation transporter has protein sequence MAFGWADDSLALFGFGADSFIEVASALLVLWKLLDHGNLERERQATRRIGWLFAALALGIAGGAILQLTAHRHPPTTLPGLIISALSLSFMFALWRAKLQTAKVLDSAALEADAACSRACIQLSGVLFAGSLLFLLVPSLWWVDGAAALALALLIGWEGRSMIRAANRQDFTGGCGCSHG, from the coding sequence ATGGCCTTTGGGTGGGCCGATGATTCCCTCGCCCTCTTCGGCTTCGGCGCCGACAGTTTCATCGAAGTGGCTTCGGCCCTGCTGGTGCTCTGGAAGCTGCTGGATCACGGCAACCTCGAGCGGGAACGCCAAGCCACCCGGCGCATCGGCTGGCTGTTCGCGGCCCTCGCCCTCGGGATCGCCGGAGGCGCGATACTCCAGCTCACCGCCCACCGCCACCCGCCGACCACCCTGCCGGGCCTGATCATCTCAGCGCTGTCGCTGTCCTTCATGTTCGCCCTCTGGCGGGCCAAGCTCCAGACGGCGAAAGTGCTGGACAGTGCAGCCTTGGAGGCCGATGCCGCCTGCAGCCGGGCCTGCATCCAACTCTCTGGCGTGCTCTTCGCGGGCAGCCTTCTGTTTCTGCTGGTGCCCTCGCTCTGGTGGGTGGATGGCGCCGCCGCCCTGGCCCTGGCCCTGCTCATCGGCTGGGAGGGGCGCAGCATGATCCGCGCCGCCAATCGCCAGGACTTCACCGGCGGCTGCGGCTGCAGCCACGGCTGA
- a CDS encoding ATP-binding protein, with the protein MAHPALLPVVLTCNTDLRFIDLIQVVGAEFLKHLSFTQEDGERLWLAIQEGIANAMRHGNKLQKDKSVKVTFTPRVDRFEIRIEDRGPGVDLEALPDPNLPENLLKPGGRGVFFMRQVMDEVTMERTPTGSTLVLVKARKVREAHS; encoded by the coding sequence ATGGCCCATCCCGCCCTATTGCCCGTCGTCCTCACGTGCAACACGGATCTCCGCTTCATCGACCTGATTCAGGTCGTGGGCGCGGAGTTCCTCAAGCACCTCAGCTTCACCCAGGAAGACGGCGAGCGGCTGTGGCTGGCCATCCAGGAAGGCATCGCCAACGCCATGCGGCACGGCAACAAGCTGCAGAAGGACAAGTCCGTCAAGGTGACCTTCACGCCCAGGGTGGACCGTTTCGAGATCCGCATCGAGGATCGCGGCCCCGGCGTGGACCTGGAGGCCCTGCCTGATCCCAACCTGCCCGAGAACCTGCTCAAGCCCGGCGGCCGCGGCGTCTTCTTCATGCGTCAGGTGATGGATGAAGTCACCATGGAGCGCACGCCTACCGGATCGACCCTGGTGCTGGTGAAGGCCCGCAAGGTGAGGGAAGCCCATTCCTGA
- a CDS encoding nitric-oxide reductase large subunit, which produces MKARWWLVLLVLLAGFGVLGLGGRQIAQNAPPIPQRVVTEDGTLLVGPGQILEGQVSYLGHGGQHIGSIWGHGAYLAPDWTAKALHQWASHTLEGARAEGGSSADAQAKTISVFQDNRYESSSGTLTLSSAQAAAYLKTRAELAKIAVEGDRGAAIPAHWIPTMQEGERVADFWLWTAWTAAARRPGMDHSYTQNWPQESLVGNTITPISHLWSILSIILLILGVGLMIWHHASQPAEDFPAPQAIPAAPATPSQRWSALYFAVAMALFLVQIGMGVLTAHDAVEGNGLYGIDLSHILPYAASRTWHLQLAVFWIATCWLATGLYLGPKLSAKEPKGQWLGVAGLLAALVVVVVGALAGAHQAIVGKLSGSFMLGHQGYEYVELGRLWQILLTAGMLIWLVLVLRVLIPALKGEKGRLGLLKLFVLSAIAIPLFYSAGFMYTRETHVALAEYWRWWVVHLWVEGFFEVFATVAIALLSTRMGLLRESTALRAVSTSMGLFLGSGVIGTFHHLYYTGSPASISALGSVFSALEIVPLTIVGFEIAQSLKAGKAIGSGYEWPFKFFAAVCFWNLIGAGVFGMLINPPSVLYFGQGLNTTPIHSHAALFGVYGFLAISLMLFALRGMTPDKAWDEKWLKVGFWGLNLGLVLMLVFSLIPSGFYQIAQSLEHGTWYARGAEVVQSPLMRTFTWLRMPGDVLFGLGALAVILFTFKAVVGAWGWRTVEETDSTRETADGAVVCAVVND; this is translated from the coding sequence ATGAAGGCAAGATGGTGGCTGGTGTTGCTGGTGCTCCTGGCGGGCTTTGGCGTGCTGGGACTGGGCGGGCGGCAGATCGCCCAGAACGCGCCGCCGATTCCGCAACGGGTGGTGACGGAGGATGGAACCCTCCTGGTGGGACCGGGCCAGATCCTCGAGGGCCAGGTCAGCTACCTGGGTCACGGCGGCCAGCACATCGGCTCCATCTGGGGCCATGGGGCCTATCTGGCACCGGACTGGACGGCCAAGGCGCTGCACCAGTGGGCCTCCCACACGTTGGAAGGCGCCCGGGCTGAGGGCGGATCCTCCGCCGATGCCCAGGCCAAAACCATATCTGTATTTCAGGACAATAGGTATGAATCATCCAGCGGCACGTTGACTCTAAGTTCGGCCCAGGCAGCGGCCTATCTGAAGACCCGCGCCGAACTGGCGAAAATCGCCGTGGAGGGCGACAGGGGCGCCGCCATTCCAGCCCACTGGATTCCCACGATGCAGGAAGGCGAACGCGTGGCCGACTTCTGGCTGTGGACGGCTTGGACCGCCGCGGCCCGCCGTCCCGGCATGGATCACAGCTACACCCAGAACTGGCCCCAGGAATCCCTGGTGGGCAACACGATCACGCCCATCAGCCATCTGTGGAGCATCCTTTCCATCATTTTGCTGATCCTGGGCGTGGGCCTGATGATCTGGCACCACGCCAGCCAGCCCGCCGAGGACTTCCCCGCGCCCCAGGCCATTCCGGCCGCTCCCGCCACGCCCAGCCAGCGTTGGTCGGCCCTCTACTTCGCCGTGGCCATGGCGTTGTTCCTCGTGCAGATCGGCATGGGCGTGCTCACGGCCCACGATGCCGTCGAGGGCAATGGCCTCTACGGCATCGACCTTTCGCACATCCTGCCCTACGCGGCATCGCGCACATGGCACCTGCAGCTGGCCGTCTTCTGGATCGCCACGTGCTGGCTGGCCACGGGCCTCTATCTGGGCCCCAAGCTCAGCGCCAAGGAGCCCAAGGGCCAATGGCTGGGCGTGGCGGGCCTGCTGGCTGCCCTGGTGGTGGTGGTGGTCGGCGCCCTCGCCGGAGCGCACCAAGCCATCGTGGGCAAGCTGTCGGGCTCCTTCATGCTGGGCCACCAGGGCTATGAATACGTGGAGCTGGGCCGCCTTTGGCAGATCTTGCTGACGGCCGGCATGCTCATTTGGCTGGTGCTGGTGCTGCGGGTGCTGATCCCCGCTCTGAAGGGCGAGAAGGGCCGCCTGGGCCTGCTCAAGCTCTTCGTGCTGTCGGCCATCGCCATCCCGCTCTTCTATTCCGCGGGCTTCATGTACACCCGCGAGACCCATGTCGCCCTCGCCGAATACTGGCGCTGGTGGGTGGTCCACCTCTGGGTGGAGGGCTTCTTCGAGGTCTTCGCCACGGTGGCCATTGCGCTGCTCTCCACCCGCATGGGCCTGCTGCGCGAGAGCACCGCCCTGCGTGCCGTGAGCACCTCCATGGGGCTCTTCCTGGGCAGCGGCGTCATCGGCACCTTCCACCACCTCTACTACACGGGCTCGCCGGCCTCCATCTCGGCCCTGGGTTCCGTGTTCAGTGCGCTGGAGATCGTGCCCCTCACCATCGTGGGCTTCGAGATCGCCCAGAGTCTAAAAGCCGGCAAGGCCATCGGCAGTGGTTATGAGTGGCCCTTCAAGTTCTTCGCCGCCGTCTGCTTCTGGAACCTCATCGGCGCCGGTGTCTTCGGCATGCTGATCAACCCGCCCTCGGTGCTCTACTTCGGCCAGGGCCTCAACACCACGCCCATTCACAGCCACGCGGCCCTCTTCGGCGTCTACGGCTTCCTCGCCATCTCGCTCATGCTCTTCGCCCTGCGCGGCATGACGCCGGACAAGGCCTGGGACGAGAAGTGGCTGAAGGTCGGCTTCTGGGGACTGAACCTGGGTCTGGTGCTCATGCTGGTGTTCTCGCTGATCCCAAGCGGTTTCTATCAGATCGCCCAGAGCCTCGAGCACGGCACCTGGTACGCCCGCGGCGCTGAGGTGGTGCAGAGCCCCCTCATGCGCACCTTCACCTGGCTGCGCATGCCGGGCGATGTGCTCTTCGGCCTCGGCGCCTTGGCGGTGATCCTCTTCACGTTCAAGGCTGTCGTGGGTGCCTGGGGGTGGAGGACGGTGGAGGAAACTGATTCCACGCGGGAAACCGCAGATGGTGCGGTGGTCTGCGCCGTGGTCAACGACTGA
- the ppc gene encoding phosphoenolpyruvate carboxylase, with protein sequence MVVADADKDLPLKEDIRQLGRMLGDTIREQEGDDTFQLIEQVRQSAVRFRRGMDSAASDALKEILKGLSPGRAILVVRAFSYFSQLANLAEDQHHIRRSRTHRMAQEAPRPSSLGHALAQASAAGLDAQGLQSFFARSQVRPVLTAHPTEVQRKSILNAQVEIARLLDERDRSASTPREAALRDEQLQRQVLLLWQTRMLRPQRPAVTDEVSNALSYFERIFLHQLPALYADLEDRLALDPAWGDAELPPFFQLGSWIGGDRDGHPFVTAEVLQQTLDLHSRTILDFLLQEIQTLGEELSLSLQVSRASQEVLDLADRSADASPQRRDEAYRRALILIHQRLSATRRRVSLGGPTEDSAIEPYAAPAELKADLDVLDQSLRRHGGRRLARGRLRDVRRAVSIFGFHLAPVDLRQGSEVQGRVVAELLEALRPGTAYASLPEAAKVALLSAELESPRPLASPFLTYGEETQRELTLFRTAAVNHKRLGIEALPSCIISHTEDVSDLLEAAVLLREAGILRPAENRLDLNLIPLFETIEDLQRSGDIMDGLLSLPLYRRLLQSRGDIQEVMLGYSDSNKDGGFLTSRWELYKAEGRLLDVARRHGVHLRLFHGRGGSVGRGGGPSYEAILAQPPGAVDGQIRLTEQGEVIAAKYGHPAVARRNLEVLVAATLEASLPVAQDPGADPRFTKTMDALSAKACEAYRDLIYGAPDFERYFWESTPIAEIAQLNIGSRPASRKGGRSITDLRAIPWVFSWSQCRLMLPGWYGFGAAVRAFQAEHGATGLALLQDMHATWPYFRSLLSNMDMVLAKVDLAIASRYADLVGDRNLRDRIFTRIQEECEASITALKAITGQREFLESNPYLMRSIQHRFPYLDPLNHLQVELLRRYRAGDTDDRTERGILLSINGIAAGLRNSG encoded by the coding sequence ATGGTTGTTGCTGATGCTGACAAGGACCTTCCCCTCAAGGAGGACATCCGCCAACTGGGCCGGATGCTGGGTGACACCATCCGGGAACAGGAGGGTGATGACACCTTCCAACTCATTGAACAGGTGCGCCAGAGCGCGGTGCGATTCCGCCGGGGCATGGATTCCGCAGCCAGCGATGCCCTGAAGGAGATCCTCAAGGGCCTCAGCCCCGGACGGGCCATCCTCGTGGTGCGAGCCTTCAGCTACTTTTCCCAGCTGGCCAATCTGGCCGAGGATCAGCACCACATCCGCCGCTCCCGCACCCACCGCATGGCCCAGGAAGCGCCCCGCCCCAGTTCCCTGGGCCATGCGCTGGCCCAAGCCTCGGCGGCCGGTCTGGACGCCCAGGGGCTCCAGTCCTTTTTCGCCCGATCCCAGGTACGCCCCGTCCTGACAGCGCACCCTACAGAGGTGCAACGCAAAAGCATCCTCAACGCCCAGGTGGAGATTGCGCGGCTGCTGGATGAACGCGACCGCAGCGCGTCCACCCCCCGGGAGGCTGCCCTTCGTGACGAGCAGCTGCAGCGGCAGGTGCTGCTGCTGTGGCAGACGCGCATGCTGCGGCCCCAGCGGCCCGCAGTGACAGACGAGGTGTCGAACGCTCTCTCCTATTTCGAGCGCATCTTCCTGCACCAGCTCCCGGCCCTCTACGCGGATCTGGAGGACCGTCTGGCCCTGGATCCCGCCTGGGGCGACGCTGAGCTTCCGCCCTTCTTCCAGCTGGGCAGCTGGATCGGCGGCGACCGCGATGGCCATCCCTTCGTGACCGCCGAGGTGCTGCAGCAGACGCTGGATCTGCACAGCCGCACCATCCTGGATTTCCTGCTGCAGGAGATCCAAACCCTGGGCGAAGAGCTCTCGCTCAGCCTCCAGGTGTCGCGGGCCTCCCAGGAAGTGCTGGATCTGGCTGACCGCTCTGCGGATGCTTCACCCCAGCGCCGGGACGAAGCGTACCGGCGCGCCCTGATTCTCATACACCAGCGGCTCAGTGCCACGCGAAGGCGGGTTTCCCTCGGCGGCCCGACCGAGGATTCGGCCATTGAGCCCTATGCGGCTCCCGCCGAATTGAAGGCCGATCTGGATGTGCTGGATCAATCCCTGCGGCGCCACGGCGGTCGGCGCCTGGCCCGAGGGCGTCTGCGCGACGTGCGGCGCGCCGTCTCCATTTTCGGTTTCCACTTGGCCCCGGTGGATCTCCGCCAGGGCTCCGAAGTTCAAGGTCGCGTGGTGGCGGAACTGCTGGAAGCCCTGCGCCCAGGCACCGCCTACGCCAGCTTGCCCGAGGCCGCCAAGGTCGCGCTGCTCTCGGCTGAATTGGAAAGCCCACGCCCCCTCGCCTCGCCCTTTCTCACCTACGGCGAAGAAACCCAGCGGGAGCTGACCCTCTTCCGCACTGCGGCAGTCAACCACAAACGCCTTGGCATCGAGGCCCTGCCCAGCTGCATCATCAGCCACACAGAGGATGTTTCCGACCTGCTGGAGGCGGCCGTGCTGCTCCGCGAGGCGGGCATCCTGCGCCCCGCCGAGAACCGGCTCGACCTCAACCTCATCCCCCTGTTCGAGACCATCGAGGATCTGCAGCGTTCCGGCGACATCATGGACGGCCTGCTGTCCCTGCCCCTCTACCGCCGCCTGCTGCAAAGCCGCGGTGACATCCAGGAAGTGATGCTGGGGTACTCGGACAGCAACAAGGATGGTGGCTTCCTTACCTCCCGCTGGGAGCTCTACAAGGCCGAGGGGCGGCTGCTCGACGTGGCTCGGCGCCATGGCGTTCATCTGCGTCTTTTCCACGGGCGTGGTGGCTCTGTGGGTCGCGGTGGCGGCCCCAGCTATGAAGCCATCCTCGCCCAGCCTCCGGGCGCCGTGGACGGCCAGATCCGACTCACGGAACAAGGCGAAGTCATCGCCGCCAAGTACGGGCACCCCGCCGTGGCACGACGCAACCTCGAGGTGCTGGTGGCCGCCACCCTGGAGGCCAGCCTGCCGGTGGCACAAGATCCCGGCGCCGATCCCCGCTTCACCAAGACCATGGATGCGCTGTCCGCCAAGGCCTGCGAGGCCTACCGCGACCTGATTTACGGCGCCCCGGATTTCGAGCGGTACTTCTGGGAATCCACCCCCATCGCCGAAATCGCCCAGCTCAACATCGGCTCCCGGCCCGCCAGCCGGAAGGGCGGCCGCTCCATCACGGATCTGCGCGCCATTCCCTGGGTGTTCAGCTGGAGCCAGTGCCGCCTCATGTTGCCGGGCTGGTATGGGTTCGGCGCCGCCGTGCGCGCTTTCCAAGCGGAACACGGCGCCACCGGGCTGGCCTTGCTACAGGACATGCACGCCACCTGGCCCTATTTCCGCAGCCTGCTGTCCAACATGGACATGGTGCTGGCCAAGGTGGATCTGGCCATCGCCTCCCGCTACGCCGATCTGGTGGGCGACCGGAACCTGCGCGACCGCATCTTCACCCGCATCCAGGAAGAATGCGAAGCCTCCATCACGGCCCTGAAAGCCATCACCGGCCAACGGGAATTCCTGGAGAGCAACCCCTACCTGATGCGCTCCATCCAGCACCGCTTCCCCTACCTGGACCCGCTGAATCACCTGCAGGTCGAGCTGCTGCGCCGCTACCGCGCCGGTGACACCGACGACCGCACCGAGCGCGGCATCCTCCTCTCCATCAATGGCATTGCGGCCGGCTTGCGCAACAGCGGCTGA
- a CDS encoding methyl-accepting chemotaxis protein has protein sequence MDMTAPAVRLMHRLRFRGKFLVVGLVVFLALGWNTASMVKVIRGDLATAQLERQGTDYLEALGGVSEGISRLRSGVAPETLKAELTTALDRLDHVHARLGGPLSMDAGWSGRAAAWRQAGFATDSAGLEALSGDLFTAVSKVGDTSGLILDPQLDSYYVMDLALLKLLQQGDALAQSQALAEGFLARRAVKPEEATQLAILLSTLRANQSGMEDDLKPAKGFSNPDSAQRLGPAFREATAATQACIAFLEGPVMQGSGHADQATLRQHTGLAMDANRKLFLAAVPALERLLEARIQEKERSLALALGVAAGGLLLCAYLFTGLHRSVGETLQQLILALSNSDLNTKVVLESRDEFEAVAQSAEGALGRFREAFTSVLGSSRQVASGATQLSISADQMSGTTRILAEGAQGARRSAGDIRQTVAQLDASVEDVNGHLDQTKHRVDGAIRAADAGEAASSSIAQAMAEIQSATAEVVNAVRLIQDIARQTNLLSLNAAIEAAKAGAQGKGFAVVAEEVRKLAERSAAAARDISVLIERSDTAVQEGLRTTAASFGAVREIKSEIGDISRLVQDIASATGRQAHLSGEASQQAATVDTQAADHAARSAELAQSVQEVSRLAAELSGLAEAVSQAVNQFRV, from the coding sequence ATGGACATGACTGCACCTGCTGTCCGCCTGATGCACCGTCTGCGCTTCCGGGGCAAATTTCTGGTCGTGGGGCTGGTGGTATTCCTGGCCCTGGGCTGGAACACCGCCAGCATGGTGAAAGTGATCAGGGGGGACTTGGCCACGGCCCAGCTGGAACGTCAGGGCACCGACTATCTGGAGGCCCTGGGGGGAGTCTCCGAGGGGATCTCCCGGTTGCGCTCCGGGGTGGCGCCGGAAACGTTGAAGGCGGAGCTCACCACTGCCCTCGACCGGCTGGATCACGTGCATGCCCGCCTCGGAGGCCCTTTGAGCATGGATGCGGGCTGGTCGGGCCGGGCCGCCGCTTGGCGACAAGCAGGCTTCGCAACGGATTCCGCAGGGCTCGAAGCCCTCAGCGGTGATCTTTTCACCGCGGTTTCCAAAGTGGGTGACACCTCCGGATTGATCCTCGATCCCCAATTGGATAGTTACTACGTCATGGATCTGGCCCTGCTGAAACTGCTGCAGCAGGGGGACGCCCTGGCGCAATCCCAGGCATTGGCGGAAGGGTTCCTGGCCCGCCGCGCCGTGAAGCCGGAGGAGGCCACGCAATTGGCCATTCTCCTGAGCACCCTGCGGGCCAACCAATCGGGAATGGAGGACGACCTCAAGCCTGCCAAAGGGTTTAGCAATCCGGATTCCGCTCAGCGTCTTGGCCCCGCCTTCCGGGAAGCCACGGCGGCCACCCAGGCCTGCATCGCCTTCCTGGAGGGCCCTGTGATGCAGGGGTCCGGCCACGCCGATCAGGCGACCCTTCGACAGCACACGGGCTTGGCCATGGACGCCAACCGGAAACTCTTCCTGGCCGCAGTTCCGGCCCTGGAGCGTTTGCTGGAGGCCCGCATCCAGGAGAAGGAGCGCAGCCTGGCTCTGGCGCTGGGCGTGGCCGCAGGCGGGCTTCTCCTCTGCGCCTACCTGTTCACCGGGCTGCACCGCTCGGTGGGCGAAACCCTGCAGCAACTCATCCTCGCCCTTTCCAACAGTGACCTCAACACCAAGGTGGTTCTGGAAAGCCGGGATGAATTCGAGGCAGTGGCCCAATCCGCCGAAGGGGCCCTGGGCCGGTTCCGTGAGGCCTTCACCTCGGTGCTGGGATCTTCCCGCCAAGTGGCCTCAGGGGCCACTCAGCTTTCAATCTCAGCGGATCAGATGAGCGGGACCACCCGGATTCTGGCCGAAGGCGCCCAGGGCGCTCGACGCAGTGCGGGGGACATTCGCCAGACCGTGGCCCAGTTGGATGCTTCTGTCGAGGACGTGAACGGGCACCTGGACCAGACCAAACACCGGGTGGATGGCGCCATCCGGGCCGCGGACGCAGGTGAAGCCGCCAGCAGTTCCATCGCGCAGGCCATGGCGGAAATCCAATCTGCCACCGCCGAAGTGGTCAACGCCGTGCGGCTCATCCAGGACATCGCCCGCCAGACCAACCTCCTCTCCCTGAACGCCGCCATCGAAGCCGCCAAGGCAGGTGCCCAGGGCAAAGGCTTCGCCGTGGTGGCCGAAGAAGTGCGGAAGCTGGCCGAGCGTTCCGCGGCCGCGGCCCGGGACATCAGTGTGCTGATCGAGCGAAGCGACACCGCCGTGCAAGAGGGGCTTCGCACCACCGCCGCGTCCTTCGGGGCAGTGCGGGAGATCAAATCCGAGATCGGCGACATCTCGCGGCTGGTTCAAGACATCGCCAGCGCCACGGGCCGCCAAGCCCACCTGAGCGGCGAGGCATCCCAGCAGGCCGCCACCGTCGACACCCAGGCCGCCGACCACGCGGCACGATCCGCTGAATTGGCCCAGTCGGTGCAGGAAGTGTCCCGTCTCGCGGCAGAGCTTTCAGGTCTGGCAGAGGCCGTATCCCAGGCCGTCAATCAGTTCCGCGTGTAA